The DNA region CCTACGGCACCCGCTTCGTGACCCCCTCGGGCCTGGAAGCCATCGTGGGCCGCAACAACAAGGAGAACGCCACCCTGACCCACCGCATCGGCCGCAGCATGGACTGGTGGTTCCACGCGCAGGGCTACCCCGGCAGTCACGTGCTGGTCCGCAGCGGCGCGCGCGAGCTGGACCTGCCGGACATCCTGTTCGCCGCCCGGCTGGCCGCCGCCAACAGCAAGGCGCGCGGCAGCAGCAACGTCCCGGTCGACTACACCCGCATCAAGTACGTCTGGAAACCGCGCGGCGCGCCCGCCGGGCAGGTTCACTACACCGACCAGAAGACCGTCTTCGTGGACGGCACGCTGCCCGGCAGCTGACCAGAAAGCCTGCGTCCCGTAACGTCCCTTCCAGTGCGGCCGGGCCGGGCGGGTACAATGCCCGCTCGTGGAACGCATCATGTTCAGGGCCAAGATTCACCGCGCGACCGTCACCCAGGCGGACCTCGACTACGTCGGCAGTGTCACCATCGACCAGGACCTGCTGGACGCCGCCGACATCCTCGTGAACGAGCGGGTGGACATCTACAACATCACCAACGGCAACCGCCTCAGCACCTACGCCCTCAGCGGCCCGCGTGGCAGCGGCGTGATCGGCATCAACGGGGCCGCCGCGCACCT from Deinococcus seoulensis includes:
- the panD gene encoding aspartate 1-decarboxylase → MERIMFRAKIHRATVTQADLDYVGSVTIDQDLLDAADILVNERVDIYNITNGNRLSTYALSGPRGSGVIGINGAAAHLMKPGDMVIIAAYGNYSDQEARTLEPNVVLVDERNRMIAMPGTP